DNA from Salinibacterium sp. dk2585:
CGGTCCTCCGTCTCAAGCTCCGCGGCGGGGACCGCCACGGGTGGGAGGGAGGGATCCTGCTCCAGGGTGGAACCGTCGCCGGGTCTCGTCGTCGAGTCCATCTATGCCTCCTCGGGGCTGCCTAGTCGCAGGCTAGAACTCACCCGCCAGCCGCGCTAGACCCAACTTTCTGCCCCGTTCGGGGCACGGGCTCGGCCCTAGACTGGAGCCATGCTTGTTGCCTTCTCTGTCTCGCCAGGCGGCACCGGCCGCACCAATGGATCCGTGCATGACGCGGTCGCTGCCGCCGTCAAGGTTGTCCGCGAATCCGGCCTCCCACACCGCACGGACGCGATGTTCACGACGATCGAGGGCGAGTGGGACGAGGTCTTCGATGTCGTCAAGCGCGCGACGGATGCCGTCGGCGAGTTCGGCTCGCGCGTCTCGCTCGTGCTCAAGGCCGACATCCGCCCCGGCTACACGGGCGAGCTCGACGGCAAGGTAGCACGCCTCGAGCAGGCCATCTCAGGAGAGTAGCTACGCGACCGCGCGCGTCGGCTCGCCGAGCGTTCGGCGCGCGAGCAGCGTCGCGCCGGCAACCGCCGCCGGCATGGTGGCGACGGCACCGAGCGGCACGAGGAACAGCACGAAGG
Protein-coding regions in this window:
- a CDS encoding thiamine-binding protein — protein: MLVAFSVSPGGTGRTNGSVHDAVAAAVKVVRESGLPHRTDAMFTTIEGEWDEVFDVVKRATDAVGEFGSRVSLVLKADIRPGYTGELDGKVARLEQAISGE